The nucleotide window ATGCTAAATATATTCCTATTGAAGAGTATCCAGAAGGAAAAAATATGGTTTGGTCAATACCATGTTTTGCAGCATTTCCAAGCGCGACACAAAATGAATTAAATTTAGAAGATGCAAAAACATTATTAGCAAATGGCTGTAAATGTGTAAGTGAAGGTGCTAATATGCCATCAACTCCTCAAGCTGTTGATTTATTTGTAGAAGCAAAGATTGCTTATGGACCAGGAAAAGCAGCGAATGCAGGTGGAGTTGCAACAAGTCAATTAGAAATGGCACAAAATGCTTCAATGTTATCTTGGACATTTGAAGAAGTTGATGCAAAACTAGAACAAATTATGAAAAATATTTTTGAATCAGCAAGTTCAACTGCAGCTGAATTTGGACAACCAACAAACTTAGTTTTAGGAGCAAACATCGCAGGATTTAGAAAAGTAGCTGATGCTATGATAGAGCAAGGTTTAGTATAATTCTTTTTTAACAATACTCTAATAAAGAGTATTGTTACTTCTTATTTCTTTCTAATAATTTTATTTAAAAACTTATGTTAAAATAATCGCTTATTACTAATAAAGGTATAACTTGAAAGTTGGTGTATTTGATTCTGGGCTTGGAGGATTAACAGTTCTAAAAGCTATTTTAAAAGTTTTTAGAAATGCAGAGATTTTCTATATTGCTGATACAGCGTATGCTCCTTATGGAGAAAAAAGTTCGCAAGAGATTTTAGATAGATGTGATAAAATCACAACTTATTTACTTGAAAATTATGGAATAGAAGCTTTAATTGTTGCATGTAACACTGCAACAAGTGCTGCAATTAAACACTTAAGAGAAAAATATCCTTTTCTTATAGTAATTGGAACAGAACCAGGAATTAAGCCAGCTATTTTAAATACAAAAACATCAAATATAGGAATTCTTGCAACAAAAGCTACATTAAAAGGTGATAAATATCAACTCTTAGTAGATAAACTATCTTCTATAAAAGAGGTAAAACTTTATGAACAAGCTTGTGTTGGTTTGGTTGAACAGATAGAAAAAGGTGAAATAAATAGTTTAAAAACTTATGATATGTTAGAAAATTGGTTAAAACCAATGAAACATAACAATGTAGATACAATAGTTCTTGGATGTACTCATTATCCTTTAGTTGATAAACTAATAAAAGAAATTATGGGTGAAGATGTTACTTTAATTGAAACAGGTGATGCAATTGCGAAAAGACTTTTATGTTTAAGTGATGAAAAAGCTCATCATATAAATCAAGGTGATTTAAAAATTTTGATTTTACATACAGGAAATATAAATATAAATATGATACAAATTGTTTTAGAAAATAAAAATATTGAAATTAGGAAATGTGAAATATGAATAATGAAAACTTAGAAGATAAAGTTTTAGCTTTAAAATATAGACCTCGAAGATTTGAGGATTTAGTTGGACAAAGTACAGTTTCGCAAACTTTATCTTTAGCATTAGATTTGAATAGATTATCACATGCTTACCTTTTTTCAGGTTTAAGAGGAAGTGGTAAAACAAGTACTGCAAGAATTATGGCAAAAGCTTTATTATGTTCAAATGGTCCTACTTCAAAACCTTGTGAAGTTTGTCCTAATTGTATTAGTGCAAATTCAAATAGACATCTTGATATTATTGAAATGGATGCTGCAAGTAATCGCGGAATTGATGATATTAAAGATTTAATTGAACATACAAAATATAAACCAAGTAGTGCTAGATTTAAAGTATTTATCATCGATGAAGTTCATATGCTTACAACTCAAGCTTTTAATGCTTTATTAAAAACTTTAGAAGAACCTCCTGGATTTGTAAAATTTATTTTAGCAACAACAGATCCACTAAAACTTCCTGCAACAATTCTTTCTAGAACTCAACATTTTAGATTTAATAAAATAGCACAAAGTGATGTTATTCATCATTTATCACATATCTTAAATGAAGAAAATATTGATTTTGAAAAAGATGCATTAGAAATACTTGCAAGAAGTGGACAAGGAAGTTTAAGAGATACATTAACACTTCTTGACCAAGCTATAATTTTTTCAAAAGGAAAAGTAAATACAACAAGTGTTGTTGATATGTTAGGACTTATTGATCCAAAACTAATGGATAATATTTTTTCAATCATTTTAAATAAAGGTGATGTAAATGAAATTATCAAAGAGTTAGAAATATATGAAGTTTCTCAAATTTGTGATGAAATGACAATTTATCTAAAAGATAAAATGATTTCAAAAGATAGAAGATTTGATTTACTTTTATTTGATAGATTCTTTAGAATTTTAAGTGATGCTAAACATTTATTAGCAATAAATAGTGATGGAACTTTTGTATTAATTTTAACATTTATGAAAATGATGGAAGCTACGAATTTAAAATCTATTGATGATATTATCAATCAAGTAGAAAAAATAGAAGCAAAAAAAGATTTAATTGTAGAAAAACCAATTATTGAAAAAATAGTGGAAAAACCAATTTTAGAAAAAATTGGAATAGTTGAAGAGATAAAAGTTGAAGAAAAAACATTAGTTATTGAAGAAGAGACAAAAATAGAGGAAGTTACTCCTTTTGATGAGGTTATGATAGAAACTAATAATATTATAGATTTAGGTATTATGGATTCTATTGAGACTGTAGATTATTCAACTCCTTTTGATGAATTACCTATTCAAAAACCTGAAGAAATTGAAATAAAGAATAAACAAATAGAAGAAATAAAAGAGATAGAAATAGAAGAAATTCCTTTTGAAAAAGAGGTTTCTGTTAATGTAATGCAAGAGATTGAAGTAGTTCCCTTTGAAGATGAAGTTGAAGAAGAAATTTCTTTAAAAAATGAGTTATATGAACAGTTAACATCAAAAGTTTATGATAGAGATTATGCTTTAGGAGAATGTTTTGAAAAGAATTTTATTTTCAATGGATTTGAAAATAATAAACTTTTTATAATCTCTTATGCACAAGATGAAGATAGAAAGCTTTTATATAAACATTTTGGGATTATAAAAACTTTTGCTCAAGATATTTTTGGAAATGATGTTGAACTAGATTTTAAAAAGGAAGAACCCTCCGTACTAGAAACAAAAGAAGAAATTAATTTAGTTAAAGAAGAAACTGAAAAGAATAAAGAAAATTTTGATGAAGATGAAACGAATCAAACAGCTACAGAAGAAACAAGTTCTATGTTAGAAGCTATTGAGATGGGTGCAGGTTGTGTAGCAGATATGACTAAAAGTTCTGTTGTAACACCTTCTCAAAAAGAGTTAGAATTAAATGATATTTTAAATTCTAAAATGCTTGATAAAGCAAAAGAATTATTTGATATCAGAAAAATTACAGTAAAAGCAAGAAGTTAGAATATTAACTTTTTATTAATGTAAAAAAGATAGACTAATCCCTAATTTTTAAAAAGGAAAAATTATATGAATAAGCTTTCAAAGATATTATCGTTAAGTGTGCTATTATCAGCAACTTTATATGCAAATAGTGGTGATGATGTTGTTGTAAATTTTGAAAAAACAAGAGTAGCTCAAAATCCAAATGTAAAAGTAAATGATGTAAAAGTAAACACAAAAAAAGAGTTACCTCTTAGTGGATGGAATGGATATATTTTGGATGTTCAAGCAAATGTTCAAGGTAAAGAAATTAATGTAAAAGATATTTTATTCAGTGATGGTAAATATATCGCTTTAGATTTAATTGATTCTAAAACAGGAAAATCATTGAAAGATGTAG belongs to Arcobacter defluvii and includes:
- the murI gene encoding glutamate racemase, producing the protein MKVGVFDSGLGGLTVLKAILKVFRNAEIFYIADTAYAPYGEKSSQEILDRCDKITTYLLENYGIEALIVACNTATSAAIKHLREKYPFLIVIGTEPGIKPAILNTKTSNIGILATKATLKGDKYQLLVDKLSSIKEVKLYEQACVGLVEQIEKGEINSLKTYDMLENWLKPMKHNNVDTIVLGCTHYPLVDKLIKEIMGEDVTLIETGDAIAKRLLCLSDEKAHHINQGDLKILILHTGNININMIQIVLENKNIEIRKCEI
- a CDS encoding DNA polymerase III subunit gamma/tau, whose translation is MNNENLEDKVLALKYRPRRFEDLVGQSTVSQTLSLALDLNRLSHAYLFSGLRGSGKTSTARIMAKALLCSNGPTSKPCEVCPNCISANSNRHLDIIEMDAASNRGIDDIKDLIEHTKYKPSSARFKVFIIDEVHMLTTQAFNALLKTLEEPPGFVKFILATTDPLKLPATILSRTQHFRFNKIAQSDVIHHLSHILNEENIDFEKDALEILARSGQGSLRDTLTLLDQAIIFSKGKVNTTSVVDMLGLIDPKLMDNIFSIILNKGDVNEIIKELEIYEVSQICDEMTIYLKDKMISKDRRFDLLLFDRFFRILSDAKHLLAINSDGTFVLILTFMKMMEATNLKSIDDIINQVEKIEAKKDLIVEKPIIEKIVEKPILEKIGIVEEIKVEEKTLVIEEETKIEEVTPFDEVMIETNNIIDLGIMDSIETVDYSTPFDELPIQKPEEIEIKNKQIEEIKEIEIEEIPFEKEVSVNVMQEIEVVPFEDEVEEEISLKNELYEQLTSKVYDRDYALGECFEKNFIFNGFENNKLFIISYAQDEDRKLLYKHFGIIKTFAQDIFGNDVELDFKKEEPSVLETKEEINLVKEETEKNKENFDEDETNQTATEETSSMLEAIEMGAGCVADMTKSSVVTPSQKELELNDILNSKMLDKAKELFDIRKITVKARS